One part of the Bacillus sp. FJAT-27916 genome encodes these proteins:
- a CDS encoding LuxR C-terminal-related transcriptional regulator: MSKSLTNHMNTLLSKAIKLMAEYEDELLAEWNGVKDDLGEVNDRYIETCAFIIDRLGAYMMANRYGVEATSILSRMREDALEYFAYQPAAEKIIHILNLLENATHTVLKEHIEFSSKLHPSIHYLFTKLSEVLVNLDTEDEMNLDKLCESLIQNANLKIEWIVRVEEQPDCFSIKKIHGKKETLKENCFPTWYDVLNAFGIDHSTLPITYENELLLIGCENGFLHESMSMLFSLIDQHEKSYSTQWKDAVILFNEWIIKSQTLEQSCENICFGFGEFLPFERSALFRFSNMEQIAVGLYAHHLDKEEVKAIREQMIDIPAIQLKLNLLKPVGHTMRNFQPIYIEDAAFGFPEKVVKHFNLASLLIVPIYVPEEGQMIGGVLLDQGPGKHFPVDRTLFPALMKFGQSAGELMLRYMKPDYVKGDLEAGEELSFSPREIEVIKLLAEGASTTEAAVKLYLSEYTVRDYISTIMKRLNAKNRTEVAVKSIRMGIID; this comes from the coding sequence ATGTCTAAGTCTTTAACGAATCATATGAACACATTGTTATCAAAGGCCATTAAGCTGATGGCGGAGTATGAGGACGAGCTGCTAGCCGAGTGGAATGGGGTAAAGGATGATTTGGGCGAGGTCAATGATCGGTATATTGAAACTTGTGCGTTCATCATTGATCGGCTCGGTGCTTATATGATGGCGAATCGGTATGGAGTGGAGGCAACCTCTATTTTGAGCAGGATGAGAGAGGATGCACTTGAGTATTTTGCCTATCAGCCAGCGGCGGAGAAAATCATCCATATCTTAAATCTCTTGGAGAATGCAACGCACACTGTCCTAAAAGAGCATATTGAATTTTCGTCCAAGCTTCATCCGTCTATTCATTATTTATTTACGAAGCTTAGTGAGGTATTGGTGAACCTGGATACGGAGGATGAAATGAATTTAGACAAATTGTGTGAAAGTCTAATTCAGAATGCCAACTTGAAAATTGAGTGGATTGTGCGGGTAGAGGAGCAGCCAGATTGTTTTTCTATCAAAAAGATTCATGGAAAGAAAGAAACGCTCAAGGAGAACTGCTTTCCGACATGGTATGATGTGCTGAATGCGTTTGGAATTGACCATTCTACCCTGCCAATTACATATGAAAATGAGCTTTTATTGATTGGCTGTGAGAATGGGTTCCTGCATGAAAGCATGTCCATGCTGTTCAGTTTGATTGATCAGCATGAGAAGTCCTATTCTACCCAATGGAAGGATGCGGTCATCCTCTTTAATGAATGGATTATCAAATCGCAAACACTAGAGCAGTCATGTGAGAATATCTGTTTTGGATTCGGTGAATTTCTCCCATTTGAGAGATCAGCCTTATTCCGTTTTTCAAATATGGAACAAATTGCTGTCGGATTGTATGCACATCATCTTGATAAGGAAGAGGTGAAGGCCATTCGAGAGCAAATGATTGATATTCCAGCCATTCAGCTTAAGTTGAATTTGCTGAAGCCGGTTGGTCATACGATGAGGAACTTTCAGCCCATTTATATCGAGGATGCAGCGTTTGGATTCCCGGAAAAGGTCGTAAAGCATTTTAATTTAGCCTCCTTGCTGATTGTTCCAATCTATGTGCCGGAAGAAGGACAAATGATTGGTGGCGTCCTCTTGGACCAAGGACCAGGCAAACACTTCCCGGTCGACCGTACGCTGTTTCCCGCCTTAATGAAGTTCGGACAAAGTGCAGGGGAATTGATGCTAAGATATATGAAGCCTGATTATGTGAAAGGAGATTTGGAAGCAGGGGAGGAGCTCAGCTTCTCTCCAAGGGAAATTGAGGTCATTAAATTGCTGGCTGAAGGTGCTTCTACCACCGAGGCAGCCGTCAAGCTCTATTTAAGTGAGTATACGGTCAGAGATTATATATCAACCATCATGAAGCGCCTAAATGCTAAAAACCGTACAGAGGTAGCCGTCAAGTCTATTAGAATGGGAATCATCGACTAG
- a CDS encoding DUF6230 family protein has product MNTDAEVVQLGGHTARKTFWVALLSGFLFFGGLLTYFGMSGTIFAAAIGGMGEFNVKFDRMEGTDFKLLGGLADTAEKKNGAVVATNRIKDVKIQGLVITKEIPALGVRVVVKSDPKQTVEIKGLIQKATQIDGDAKFEKLTMQENYVGDIKDPQEKIAEEFTQVAPKIVLTDATLKTLYLYQDSLTLPGMKVYFEKL; this is encoded by the coding sequence ATGAACACTGATGCTGAGGTAGTTCAATTGGGCGGCCATACGGCCAGAAAAACTTTTTGGGTAGCACTTCTTAGCGGATTCTTATTCTTTGGGGGACTCTTAACCTACTTCGGCATGAGTGGCACCATCTTTGCCGCTGCCATTGGCGGCATGGGAGAATTCAACGTCAAGTTTGATCGTATGGAAGGGACAGATTTTAAGCTATTGGGCGGATTAGCTGATACAGCCGAAAAGAAAAATGGCGCAGTCGTTGCGACAAACAGAATCAAGGACGTAAAAATCCAAGGTTTGGTCATCACAAAGGAGATTCCCGCTCTTGGTGTGCGTGTTGTTGTTAAATCTGATCCTAAACAAACCGTCGAAATCAAAGGCCTCATTCAAAAGGCAACCCAAATCGACGGCGATGCCAAATTTGAGAAGCTGACCATGCAAGAAAACTATGTAGGAGACATTAAGGACCCGCAAGAGAAGATTGCGGAAGAATTCACCCAAGTTGCTCCAAAAATCGTCTTAACAGATGCAACACTGAAAACGCTTTATCTTTATCAGGATTCTTTAACCTTGCCTGGCATGAAAGTTTATTTCGAGAAATTGTAA
- a CDS encoding DUF6114 domain-containing protein: MAKSLSNNTKRQRFRNWRKSRPFWGAALALLSGLIILYVPLQLIEIAALPGTTLFIGFFLGGMVLLGGIMTYIMPQFSVFFGPFVMVSAILSIMGAMGGLVIGTLLGIIGGSMIMAWRPYPKASAKRKRKDQTNKEEKKIAAGQNTVIHK, from the coding sequence ATGGCTAAATCACTTTCAAATAACACAAAGAGACAACGATTCCGTAATTGGAGAAAAAGCCGGCCGTTTTGGGGAGCAGCACTTGCTCTCCTTTCCGGCTTAATTATTCTATATGTTCCATTGCAGCTCATTGAGATTGCCGCATTGCCGGGAACGACCCTTTTTATTGGTTTCTTCCTTGGAGGCATGGTCCTGCTCGGCGGAATAATGACTTATATTATGCCGCAATTCTCTGTCTTTTTCGGACCTTTCGTCATGGTCAGTGCCATCCTTTCGATCATGGGAGCGATGGGCGGTCTTGTAATCGGTACTCTGCTCGGCATTATCGGCGGCTCCATGATTATGGCTTGGCGGCCATATCCAAAGGCTTCAGCAAAAAGGAAAAGGAAGGATCAAACGAACAAAGAGGAAAAGAAAATCGCAGCTGGCCAGAATACCGTGATTCATAAATAA
- a CDS encoding DUF1643 domain-containing protein, with translation MKYSAIIKGNYRYSLKREWDDYNLNKAVFVLLNPSTADEALDDRTTQRCISFAKKMDCGSMELVNVYAYRSTNWRELKELSMEEATGPENQFYLENALHSGAKILVGWGENCTIHHKDYGELAEWFKGYTPYCLGVTKDGHPRHPLYVKSDTPLEIYRFPEQ, from the coding sequence TTGAAATATAGTGCTATCATTAAAGGGAATTATCGGTATTCTCTTAAAAGGGAATGGGATGACTATAATTTAAATAAAGCCGTTTTTGTCCTTTTAAATCCTAGCACGGCAGATGAAGCCCTTGATGACCGGACAACGCAGCGTTGCATCTCCTTTGCAAAGAAAATGGATTGCGGCTCCATGGAGCTCGTAAATGTGTATGCTTATCGTTCCACAAACTGGAGGGAGCTGAAGGAATTATCCATGGAAGAAGCGACTGGTCCAGAGAACCAATTCTATCTTGAGAATGCCTTGCACAGCGGGGCGAAAATACTGGTAGGGTGGGGAGAGAATTGTACGATCCATCATAAGGATTATGGTGAACTGGCAGAGTGGTTCAAAGGCTATACACCCTATTGTCTTGGCGTAACAAAGGATGGCCATCCAAGACATCCTTTATATGTGAAAAGTGATACTCCACTTGAAATCTATCGTTTTCCCGAACAATAA
- a CDS encoding AEC family transporter, with amino-acid sequence MAFFNVLIPVFAIFILGYIGEKKIGFDPKSISAMSLYIMTPVLVFKTFYTNIVNIDYLYITVFALTLCIALILIIYLISYIRGYSIKEKCGLILGSVFMNNGNYGTPVALLLFGAAGFDYAVILMVIQTIVMATVGIYFAARGSDIGGGFKDTLGVVMRMPIVYGALAGWLFQVTGITIGSSFMTTIDLVGNAAIPTIMLVLGMQLAKISLKNVEREKILYAVMIKLAAAPVIAWGIAFFLPVDALLKQLMVIMAGMPSAANTTMYAIQFNTEPEFVSVCTFVTTVLSLISLPVLFAFVL; translated from the coding sequence TTGGCTTTTTTTAATGTATTAATTCCTGTCTTTGCGATTTTTATTCTAGGCTACATAGGAGAGAAAAAAATCGGGTTTGACCCGAAATCCATATCAGCCATGTCCTTGTATATTATGACCCCGGTCCTTGTATTTAAGACCTTTTATACGAATATCGTAAACATCGATTATTTGTATATCACGGTATTTGCATTGACCCTTTGCATCGCATTGATTCTAATCATTTATCTTATTTCCTATATTAGAGGGTATTCCATTAAGGAGAAATGCGGGCTCATTCTTGGCTCTGTTTTTATGAATAATGGAAATTATGGTACCCCGGTAGCTTTATTGCTATTTGGAGCGGCTGGTTTTGATTACGCTGTTATTCTAATGGTGATTCAGACCATTGTAATGGCAACAGTCGGCATCTATTTTGCCGCACGCGGCAGCGATATTGGCGGAGGCTTTAAGGATACGCTTGGTGTAGTGATGAGGATGCCAATCGTTTATGGAGCATTGGCAGGCTGGCTCTTCCAAGTCACTGGCATCACGATTGGATCCTCATTCATGACAACAATAGACCTTGTTGGGAATGCAGCTATTCCGACCATTATGCTTGTCTTAGGAATGCAGCTTGCGAAGATTTCCTTAAAGAATGTGGAGAGAGAAAAAATATTATACGCCGTCATGATTAAGCTAGCTGCTGCTCCTGTCATTGCGTGGGGAATCGCTTTTTTTCTCCCGGTGGATGCGCTGCTCAAACAATTGATGGTTATTATGGCAGGAATGCCGTCTGCTGCTAATACGACGATGTATGCCATTCAATTTAACACCGAACCGGAGTTTGTTTCCGTGTGTACATTTGTGACAACCGTTCTAAGCTTGATTTCACTCCCTGTGCTGTTTGCCTTCGTTTTGTAA
- a CDS encoding MFS transporter, translated as MNMGQQLFTPYKGLPKEIYIIFVARVMNSLGGFVNPLLVLILTQKVGLDTGIAGTYITFISFIAVPGMILGGKLADSFGRKWIICICQGLGASIYIAAGFISPSMTMVYMIMGASFFFIMCSPAYDAILADLTNPDNRKGAYSLLYMGWNLGFAIGPAIAGLLFKDYLSLIFLIDGICTLLATTLIVIFIKESKSAAVEPERILERTVEGSIFKVLLSRPLLIMFALILLCIEFAYTQWSFSIPLHLGELFGDVGASYFGILASFNGILVIVFTPFLTKITQKARPIRVIAGGALCYALAFGMLAFTMILPLFYLSIFIMTVGEILIAINASTFMANMTPASHRGRMSSILPLVIGTGNAVSPMVMGNYISANSIASAWIMIGTLSLLSAALMWFLQNVANKYFTPAPSNKISH; from the coding sequence ATGAATATGGGGCAGCAATTATTTACGCCTTATAAAGGTTTACCGAAGGAGATTTACATCATTTTTGTTGCCAGGGTCATGAACAGTCTTGGTGGATTTGTTAATCCATTGCTTGTATTAATCCTAACTCAGAAAGTCGGCTTGGATACAGGCATTGCTGGTACATATATTACCTTTATCTCCTTCATCGCTGTACCCGGGATGATTCTTGGAGGAAAGCTGGCCGATTCATTTGGCCGGAAATGGATTATCTGCATCTGCCAAGGATTGGGGGCATCCATTTACATCGCTGCTGGATTTATCTCCCCTTCCATGACAATGGTCTATATGATCATGGGAGCATCCTTTTTCTTCATCATGTGTTCACCAGCCTATGATGCCATTCTTGCAGATCTCACAAACCCGGATAATCGGAAAGGGGCCTATTCCCTCCTATATATGGGTTGGAACTTAGGGTTTGCCATCGGTCCCGCCATAGCCGGCCTGCTGTTCAAAGATTATCTATCTCTTATCTTCCTCATTGACGGCATATGTACCCTGCTCGCAACCACACTGATTGTTATCTTCATTAAAGAATCAAAAAGCGCAGCTGTAGAGCCAGAAAGAATATTAGAGCGTACCGTCGAAGGCTCCATCTTCAAGGTCCTGCTTTCACGACCGCTTTTGATTATGTTCGCCCTAATCCTGCTTTGCATCGAGTTTGCCTATACACAGTGGTCCTTCTCTATTCCTCTGCATTTAGGTGAATTATTCGGGGATGTCGGTGCTTCTTATTTCGGCATTCTTGCTTCCTTCAACGGAATCTTAGTGATTGTCTTTACACCGTTTCTGACGAAAATCACCCAGAAAGCCCGTCCAATCCGTGTTATTGCAGGAGGTGCCCTTTGTTATGCCCTTGCCTTTGGCATGCTTGCTTTTACAATGATTCTCCCCTTGTTCTATTTATCTATCTTCATCATGACTGTCGGAGAGATTCTAATCGCCATCAACGCATCCACATTCATGGCTAATATGACACCCGCATCCCATAGAGGAAGGATGAGCAGCATTCTTCCTCTCGTTATCGGAACAGGGAATGCAGTCAGTCCAATGGTTATGGGGAATTATATTTCAGCCAATTCAATTGCCTCGGCATGGATCATGATTGGCACACTCAGCTTGCTGTCAGCGGCTTTGATGTGGTTTTTGCAAAACGTTGCGAATAAATATTTTACCCCTGCTCCAAGTAATAAGATCTCTCATTAA
- a CDS encoding DUF2187 family protein, whose protein sequence is MYAQKEIGKIGDVIHFKRGNLFVIGQIISLREVTCIVEISQAYANELKLETTRTVVRHGNYKIIDAVKQREMPPYDYTQEASAVMHT, encoded by the coding sequence ATGTATGCACAAAAGGAAATTGGCAAGATTGGTGATGTGATTCATTTCAAGAGAGGCAACTTATTTGTCATTGGCCAAATCATCTCGCTGAGAGAAGTAACCTGTATTGTTGAAATCTCGCAGGCATATGCAAATGAATTGAAACTTGAAACAACAAGAACGGTTGTACGACATGGGAATTACAAAATTATTGATGCTGTGAAGCAACGAGAAATGCCTCCATATGATTATACGCAAGAAGCAAGTGCAGTAATGCATACATAA
- a CDS encoding DUF4931 domain-containing protein, which produces MEHQQLFFSSDMSSHKPNTIHNKSTECPFCKPDELQNILAREGEIIWLMNKYPTLKDTYQTVIIETDECTSDMRSYSRSHMRRLMNFCLNKWQEVEDTEEYESVILFKNHGPYSGGSLLHPHMQIIGMKHVDYHQNISMTDFEGTNVFTCGGVEMTISAYPIIGFTEFNLLTAADNVADTFPDMLQILIRYILNGFHKACNSYNLFFYRFQDKIICKAIPRFVVSPLFVGYKIPQVLMDRDLNRMKDELFELYSAYARS; this is translated from the coding sequence TTGGAACATCAGCAGTTATTCTTTTCCAGTGATATGAGCAGTCATAAACCGAATACGATCCACAACAAATCGACTGAGTGTCCCTTCTGCAAGCCGGATGAATTACAAAATATTCTGGCAAGAGAAGGAGAAATCATTTGGCTCATGAACAAGTATCCCACCCTTAAAGATACGTACCAAACCGTCATCATCGAAACAGATGAATGCACCTCAGATATGAGGAGTTACTCCCGGTCACATATGAGAAGATTAATGAACTTCTGCCTGAATAAATGGCAGGAGGTCGAGGATACAGAGGAGTATGAATCTGTCATCTTATTCAAGAATCATGGACCATATTCAGGAGGAAGCCTTCTTCATCCCCATATGCAAATCATCGGAATGAAGCATGTAGATTACCATCAAAATATCAGCATGACTGACTTCGAAGGAACAAATGTCTTTACCTGCGGTGGTGTAGAGATGACGATTTCCGCATACCCCATCATTGGGTTTACGGAATTTAATCTCCTGACCGCAGCAGACAATGTGGCAGATACGTTTCCTGATATGCTGCAAATACTTATCCGCTATATATTAAATGGCTTTCATAAAGCCTGCAACAGCTATAATCTATTCTTTTACCGCTTCCAAGATAAGATCATTTGCAAGGCCATCCCACGTTTTGTTGTCTCTCCATTATTTGTCGGATACAAGATTCCACAGGTCCTAATGGATAGAGATTTGAATCGTATGAAAGATGAGCTATTTGAACTTTATTCAGCCTATGCTAGGAGCTAG
- a CDS encoding helix-turn-helix domain-containing protein, with translation MIGKNIQQIRKRKGMTLTQLAVNAGISKSYLSNIERGVNQNPSIEVLKRLALVLHVDLKTLLKIEQQMDQSENLNEELIDLIEELKTTVIEKEDMEEYRALVEYIKWKTKNVKS, from the coding sequence ATGATCGGAAAAAACATTCAGCAAATACGGAAGAGAAAAGGGATGACCTTGACTCAGCTGGCAGTAAATGCGGGGATATCGAAATCTTACTTGAGCAATATCGAGCGGGGCGTCAATCAGAATCCTTCTATTGAAGTTCTTAAGAGGCTTGCGCTCGTCTTGCATGTTGATTTGAAGACATTGCTGAAGATTGAGCAGCAAATGGATCAAAGTGAAAACCTGAATGAAGAGCTGATTGATTTGATTGAGGAATTGAAGACGACTGTGATTGAAAAGGAGGACATGGAAGAATACAGGGCATTAGTAGAATATATTAAATGGAAGACGAAGAACGTAAAAAGCTGA